The Episyrphus balteatus chromosome 4, idEpiBalt1.1, whole genome shotgun sequence genome includes a window with the following:
- the LOC129920035 gene encoding protein cortex has protein sequence MVMRDCDATEFAKMTNNDKHKAQPLLKKRVNQWSHEVRKTITTSPERFIPLFYGDRFIPRRYALKENETNETFLFMGEREDFLRTKFSSAYLRYKGLKIAINNTFGVKHRKMLEFADLAEKSSFLLHSNVLPSVETYEFIYGNLNGYDWPCRPRSKFLACAETTHDLPHFDMVTELNLIDWSVDGQIAASFGQELVLWTPSLDLTLVYKISNSRSISYCPKGRFLAIGTEKYDYPVLELWDTNSAKELYLFERYNFRHKNCIVLCIEWAQNGKIIACGTSFGSVWVFCVPALNVIKVLKNHHQPVFMIKISPNMRFLATSDIEGNIYVYNWPSYEVHVVCRSKRKLRVVIDWHPWNGTDLAISEDSPASIVILHVPSREIVAYYQRKDRRVEIDFITFNKLTAELLVSYSNKDEDGCVNSEIVVMSSLDHVVDVLRVPDSSVRFMMWSPTGMQLATAGNDETLTIWNYLPNRYKNRIGRTGVVEKVRTLCPDVRKSKCAFDLSYGSEFKKWAHIK, from the exons ACAATCACAACAAGTCCGGAAAGATTTATTCCACTTTTTTATGGAGATCGATTTATACCAAGACGATATGCCCTCaaagaaaatgaaacaaatgaAACATTTCTCTTCATGGGAGAAAGGGAAGATTTTCTAAGAACG AAATTTTCTTCAGCTTATTTGCGTTACAAAGGACTAAAAATAGCTATCAACAATACCTTTGGTGTAAAACATCGAAAAATGCTTGAATTTGCTGATTTAGCAGAAAAGAGTTCATTTCTTTTGCACTCCAATGTCCTTCCATCAGTTGAaacttatgaatttatttatggCAATTTGAATGGCTATGATTGGCCATGTAGACCTCGTTCAAAATTTTTAGCTTGTGCTGAAACCACTCATGATTTACCACATTTCGATATGGTTACTG AATTAAATCTTATTGACTGGTCTGTGGATGGTCAAATTGCAGCTTCATTTGGTCAAGAGCTGGTTCTCTGGACTCCATCTTTAGATCTGACTTTggtatataaaatttcaaattcaagatCAATATCTTATTGTCCGAAAGGAAGATTTTTAGCTATTGGTACTGAGAAATATGATTATCCTG tTCTTGAACTTTGGGATACAAATTCAGCAAAAGAACTTTATTTATTCGAACGATATAATTTTCGGCATAAAAATTGCATCGTTCTCTGCATCGAATGGGCTCAAAATGGCAAAATTATTGCATGTGGCACAAGTTTTGGTTCGGTTTGGGTCTTTTGTGTGCCAGCTTTGAATGTCATCAAAGTTCTGAAAAACCATCATCAACCAGTTTTTATGATAAAGATTTCTCCAAATATGCGATTTTTGGCCACTTCAGATATCGAAGGGaatatttatgtttataatTGGCCAAGTTATGAAGTACACGTGGTTTGTAGATCAAAGAGGAAGCTGAGAGTTGTAATTGACTGGCATCCATGGAATGGAACAGATTTGGCAATTT CTGAAGATTCACCTGCATCAATTGTGATTCTACATGTTCCATCAAGGGAAATAGTGGCCTATTACCAACGCAAAGATCGAAGAgttgaaattgattttataacttttaataaGCTTACAGCTGAACTTCTTGTTAGTTATTCAAACAAAG atGAAGATGGTTGTGTTAATTCTGAGATAGTTGTGATGTCATCTTTAGATCATGTTGTTGATGTTTTACGTGTACCAGATAGTTCAGTTCGTTTTATGATGTGGAGTCCGACAGGAATGCAATTGGCAACAGCTGGAAATGATGAAACATTGACAATATGGAATTATCTACCAAATCGTTATAAAAATCGTATTGGAAGGACAGGAGTTGTTGAAAAAGTTAGGACACTTTGTCCGGATGTAAGGAAATCTAAGTGCGCTTTTGACTTGAGTTATggaagtgaatttaaaaaatgggcACATATTAAATAG